One segment of Deinococcus metalli DNA contains the following:
- a CDS encoding MFS transporter, producing the protein MTATIPPSGPTGRAKLILFLTIFSAMLGLSILFPIIAPLGRELGLSETQTAWFSTAYSLMQFVFSPIWGARSERSGRKPVLLLGLCGFALSFGLFGVIADLGLRGVLGGTALFALLVAARVLGGMLSSATLPTAQAMMADLSAAGDRAAGMGLIGAAFGLGVVFGPGLGALLSTLGLTAPVYFSAALGLLTAVVAARVLPETRHARGAAVTGTDRRTLFARPGIPLFLALSALTTLASVGMEQTIGFFVQDTLHLTPAGAARSVGGMLAVFGVVAALVQGGAIRPLAKRVPPTPLIATGLAVMGAGMLLLPGMTSFWPITAALAVIGVGSAVLSPSLSAALSLSVGEDEQGTVAGLNSSALALGRMTGPLIGTGLYQHVGHGAPYLLSGGVLGAALLWTLVVRPKVTAQTPVPNS; encoded by the coding sequence ATGACGGCCACCATTCCCCCGAGCGGCCCCACGGGCCGGGCCAAGTTGATCCTGTTCCTGACCATCTTCAGCGCCATGCTGGGCCTGAGCATCCTCTTCCCGATCATCGCGCCGCTGGGCCGCGAACTCGGTCTGAGCGAGACGCAGACCGCGTGGTTCTCGACCGCGTACTCGCTGATGCAGTTCGTGTTCTCGCCCATCTGGGGCGCGCGCAGCGAACGCAGCGGGCGCAAACCCGTGCTGCTGCTGGGGCTGTGCGGCTTCGCGCTGTCGTTTGGGCTGTTCGGCGTGATCGCGGACCTAGGCCTGCGCGGCGTGCTGGGCGGCACGGCCCTGTTTGCCCTGCTGGTCGCCGCGCGCGTGCTGGGCGGCATGCTCTCCAGCGCCACGCTGCCCACCGCCCAGGCGATGATGGCCGACCTGAGCGCCGCCGGCGACCGCGCGGCCGGCATGGGCCTGATCGGCGCCGCCTTCGGCCTGGGCGTGGTGTTCGGCCCCGGCCTGGGCGCCCTGCTGAGCACCCTGGGCCTGACCGCGCCGGTGTACTTCAGCGCCGCGCTGGGGCTGCTGACCGCCGTGGTGGCCGCCCGCGTGCTGCCCGAGACCCGGCACGCCCGCGGCGCCGCGGTCACCGGCACCGACCGCCGGACCCTCTTCGCGCGCCCCGGCATTCCGCTGTTCCTGGCGCTGAGCGCCCTGACCACCCTGGCGTCCGTGGGCATGGAGCAGACCATCGGCTTCTTCGTGCAGGACACCCTGCACCTCACCCCGGCCGGGGCGGCGCGCTCGGTGGGCGGCATGCTCGCGGTGTTCGGCGTGGTGGCCGCGCTGGTGCAGGGCGGCGCGATCCGCCCGCTCGCCAAGCGGGTGCCGCCCACCCCGCTGATCGCCACCGGTCTGGCCGTGATGGGCGCCGGCATGCTGCTGCTCCCGGGTATGACCTCGTTCTGGCCGATCACCGCCGCCCTGGCCGTGATCGGCGTGGGGAGCGCGGTCCTCAGCCCCAGCCTGAGCGCCGCCCTGAGCCTGAGCGTGGGCGAGGACGAGCAGGGCACCGTGGCCGGCCTGAACTCCAGCGCCCTGGCCCTGGGCCGCATGACTGGCCCGCTGATCGGCACGGGCCTGTACCAGCACGTCGGCCACGGCGCTCCGTACCTGCTGAGCGGCGGCGTGCTGGGCGCGGCATTGCTGTGGACGCTGGTCGTCCGGCCCAAGGTCACGGCGCAGACGCCCGTGCCCAACTCCTGA
- a CDS encoding RsmB/NOP family class I SAM-dependent RNA methyltransferase: MTRPSTPSRRPVPPNPARDLGVRVLMRVMAGDAFAAPALDAALAGAHLSARDAGLATHLVYGTLRRHASLRAALAPLLSADTHPKVWTLLLAGTFEKLHLGTPAHAVVSEYVNLARDARLAPPGLVNAVLRRVEPVPTSPAAELPGWLADIVHDAYGTQANAVMASLLEPQPLWLSLSDAGVASLVAEGSTVTPGPQGVDRVELARPLRETAAYTDGQAQPINPASLACVAALGDVQGARVLDLAGGAGIKAAMLAARGAAVTSVDVQARKHAAARRNLRRLGLDAAFVTHDLTQPLDVEPAALVLLDAPCTGTGTLRSHPEIKLRLTPDGVRAAAVLQTQLLDTAAAVVAPGGVLVYSVCSVTPEEGRNVIASFLNTHPAFHAEAVPGVTVPHVPAGPGVLTVPTDGVDGFFIARLRRADA, translated from the coding sequence ATGACCCGTCCCTCCACTCCGTCCCGCCGGCCGGTGCCGCCCAATCCGGCCAGAGACCTCGGCGTGCGCGTCCTGATGCGCGTGATGGCCGGGGACGCCTTCGCCGCGCCGGCGCTGGACGCCGCGCTGGCCGGCGCCCACCTCAGCGCCCGCGACGCCGGGCTCGCCACGCACCTCGTGTACGGCACGCTGCGCCGCCACGCCAGCCTGCGCGCGGCGCTGGCACCGCTGCTGAGCGCCGACACCCACCCGAAGGTGTGGACCCTGCTGCTGGCCGGCACCTTCGAGAAGCTGCACCTGGGCACGCCCGCGCACGCGGTGGTCAGCGAGTACGTGAACCTCGCACGCGACGCCCGGCTGGCCCCACCGGGGCTGGTGAACGCCGTGCTGCGGCGCGTCGAGCCCGTGCCCACATCGCCCGCTGCCGAGCTGCCAGGGTGGCTGGCCGACATCGTCCACGACGCCTACGGCACACAGGCGAACGCCGTGATGGCCAGCCTGCTCGAACCGCAACCGCTGTGGCTGAGCCTGTCGGACGCGGGCGTCGCGTCCCTGGTCGCGGAGGGCAGCACGGTCACGCCCGGCCCGCAGGGGGTCGACCGGGTAGAGCTTGCCCGGCCGCTGCGCGAGACCGCCGCGTACACAGACGGTCAGGCGCAGCCGATCAACCCGGCCAGCCTGGCGTGTGTGGCGGCGCTGGGCGACGTGCAGGGCGCGCGGGTGCTGGACCTGGCCGGAGGCGCGGGCATCAAGGCGGCAATGCTCGCGGCGCGCGGCGCGGCCGTGACCAGCGTCGACGTGCAGGCCCGCAAGCACGCGGCCGCCCGCCGGAACCTGCGTCGTCTGGGCCTGGACGCGGCGTTCGTCACGCACGACCTGACGCAGCCGCTGGACGTGGAACCGGCGGCGCTGGTGCTGCTTGACGCGCCGTGCACCGGCACCGGCACGCTGCGCAGCCACCCGGAGATCAAACTGCGCCTCACCCCGGACGGCGTGCGGGCCGCGGCCGTGCTCCAGACGCAGCTGCTCGACACCGCCGCGGCCGTGGTCGCTCCCGGCGGCGTGCTGGTCTACTCGGTGTGCTCGGTCACGCCGGAGGAGGGCCGGAATGTCATCGCGTCCTTCCTGAACACGCACCCGGCCTTCCACGCCGAGGCCGTGCCCGGCGTGACCGTGCCGCACGTGCCGGCCGGCCCCGGCGTCCTGACGGTGCCCACGGACGGCGTCGACGGGTTCTTCATCGCCCGGCTGCGCCGCGCGGACGCCTAG
- the deoD gene encoding purine-nucleoside phosphorylase, with protein sequence MSIHLSAQPGQIAETVLLPGDPLRATHIAETFFDNPTLHNTVRGMNGYTGTYRGQRVSVQGTGMGIASSMIYVNELIQDYGCKTLIRVGTAGSYQEHVHVRDVVLAQAACTDSNINTIRFGAKTFAPIADFGLLERAARLARERGHATHVGNIMSSDTFYHDDFEQYRLWAQYGVLAVEMEAAGLYTLAAKYGVRALTILTISDHLVTREETTAEERQSTFHAMIEIALDAALGL encoded by the coding sequence ATGAGCATTCACCTGAGCGCCCAGCCGGGCCAGATCGCCGAGACCGTCCTGCTGCCCGGCGATCCCCTGCGCGCCACGCACATCGCCGAGACCTTCTTCGACAATCCCACGTTGCACAACACCGTGCGCGGCATGAACGGCTACACCGGCACGTACCGTGGCCAGCGCGTGAGCGTGCAGGGCACCGGCATGGGCATCGCGTCCTCGATGATCTACGTGAACGAACTCATCCAGGACTACGGCTGCAAGACCCTGATCCGCGTCGGCACGGCCGGCAGCTACCAGGAGCACGTGCACGTGCGCGACGTGGTGCTCGCGCAGGCGGCATGCACCGACAGCAACATCAACACCATCCGGTTCGGGGCCAAGACCTTCGCGCCCATCGCGGACTTTGGGCTGCTGGAACGCGCGGCGCGGCTGGCGCGCGAACGTGGGCACGCCACGCACGTCGGCAACATCATGAGTAGCGACACCTTCTACCACGACGACTTCGAGCAGTACCGGCTGTGGGCACAGTACGGCGTGCTGGCCGTCGAGATGGAAGCGGCCGGCCTGTACACCCTGGCCGCCAAGTACGGCGTCAGGGCCCTGACCATCCTGACCATCAGCGACCATCTCGTCACGCGCGAGGAGACCACCGCCGAAGAGCGGCAGTCGACCTTCCACGCGATGATCGAGATCGCCCTGGACGCCGCGCTGGGCCTCTAG
- a CDS encoding alanyl-tRNA editing protein, whose protein sequence is MTRALYHDLPPRLDFTATVTAVDGPRLQLDATAFYPEGGGQPGDVGDLAWPGGSAHVTTTRKVKATGEIWHELDGDMPTLGAAVSGTVDAGSRWRHTQRHSGEHLLAQAFARVNPAFAVEAVSMTSPECTLDLRGDPGEEDVYAAEALLRKTLGRGDLILATPVVAEDDLGRYPLRRTAKVRGQVRLVIFQDAAGTPFDVSACGGTHVPRAAMAAPVVVLRTERIKGGLTRVVFMAGEEASAYLSGVYRSARALAQSFSVPVARVTERVDALRAERDALHAELDTLRHAHARTLVAGTAAQVVGTAVLRAVAVDDPALLLPVLSAAGVGDVVAAVTPAGRCGVGSGRADVDAGALLRQVLAHTGGKGGGKPALAQGQTEQPADFLAAVATALAER, encoded by the coding sequence ATGACCCGCGCCCTGTACCACGACTTGCCGCCCCGCCTGGACTTCACGGCCACCGTCACGGCCGTGGACGGCCCGCGCCTTCAGCTCGACGCCACCGCCTTCTACCCCGAGGGCGGCGGCCAGCCGGGCGACGTGGGCGATCTGGCGTGGCCGGGCGGCTCCGCGCACGTCACCACGACCCGAAAGGTGAAGGCGACGGGGGAGATCTGGCACGAGCTGGACGGAGATATGCCCACTCTCGGCGCGGCGGTGAGCGGCACCGTGGACGCCGGCAGCCGCTGGCGGCACACGCAGCGGCATTCCGGCGAGCACCTGCTCGCGCAGGCCTTTGCGCGCGTGAACCCGGCGTTCGCCGTGGAGGCGGTCAGCATGACGTCGCCCGAGTGCACCCTCGACCTGCGCGGCGATCCCGGCGAGGAGGACGTCTACGCCGCCGAGGCGCTGCTGCGCAAGACGCTCGGGCGCGGCGACCTGATCCTTGCGACGCCCGTGGTGGCCGAGGACGACTTGGGCCGCTACCCGCTGCGGCGAACGGCGAAGGTGCGGGGTCAGGTGCGGCTGGTGATCTTCCAGGACGCCGCCGGCACGCCCTTCGACGTGAGCGCGTGTGGCGGCACCCACGTGCCGCGCGCCGCAATGGCCGCGCCGGTCGTGGTCCTGCGCACCGAGCGCATCAAGGGCGGCCTGACCCGCGTGGTCTTCATGGCTGGCGAGGAGGCGAGCGCGTACCTGAGCGGCGTGTACAGGAGTGCCCGCGCCCTGGCCCAGAGTTTCAGCGTGCCGGTGGCCCGCGTGACCGAACGGGTGGACGCGCTGCGGGCCGAGCGGGACGCCCTGCACGCCGAGCTGGACACGCTGCGGCACGCCCACGCCCGGACGCTGGTCGCGGGCACGGCGGCGCAGGTCGTCGGCACCGCCGTCCTGCGGGCCGTGGCCGTGGACGACCCCGCCCTGCTACTGCCCGTGCTGAGCGCGGCCGGGGTAGGCGACGTGGTCGCGGCCGTCACGCCCGCCGGGCGCTGCGGTGTCGGCTCGGGCCGGGCGGACGTGGACGCCGGAGCGCTGCTGCGGCAGGTGCTGGCCCACACCGGCGGCAAGGGGGGCGGCAAACCGGCGCTCGCGCAGGGCCAGACCGAACAGCCCGCCGACTTTTTGGCGGCTGTGGCCACGGCGCTGGCCGAACGCTGA
- a CDS encoding 50S ribosomal protein L11 methyltransferase, producing the protein MLVYHLPGTFDTRDAHLDLLWSAGATGLEERAGVIRAYFDDQTDLPAPVADGEWRQEADQDWLAEFKATLRPVTAGRVTIVPPWLTHEVPAGQVPLIIEPGMAFGTGHHATTRMAVEALSQLDLSGLGVLDVGTGSGVLAIAATLLGAEHALGVDIDPQTIPIAQENAEINGVPAGRAVFVEGTLGSDLPEHTAPDATYDVLVANLYAELHDLLAGEYAAHLRPGGPLILTGILTGKLPLVQDALAREAFADVTVRHNGEWALVTARAPQ; encoded by the coding sequence ATGCTCGTGTACCACCTGCCCGGCACCTTCGACACCCGCGACGCGCACCTCGACCTGCTGTGGAGCGCCGGCGCGACCGGCCTGGAGGAACGCGCCGGCGTGATCCGCGCGTACTTCGACGACCAGACGGACCTGCCCGCGCCCGTAGCGGACGGCGAGTGGCGGCAAGAAGCCGACCAGGACTGGCTGGCCGAGTTCAAGGCGACCCTGCGGCCCGTCACGGCCGGGCGCGTGACCATCGTGCCGCCGTGGCTCACGCACGAGGTCCCGGCTGGGCAGGTGCCGCTGATCATCGAGCCGGGGATGGCCTTTGGCACCGGACACCACGCGACCACGCGCATGGCCGTCGAGGCGCTCTCACAGCTCGACCTGAGCGGCCTGGGCGTGCTCGACGTGGGCACCGGCAGCGGCGTGTTGGCCATCGCGGCCACGCTGCTGGGCGCGGAGCACGCGCTGGGCGTGGACATCGATCCGCAGACCATTCCCATCGCGCAGGAGAACGCGGAGATCAACGGTGTGCCCGCCGGCCGCGCCGTTTTCGTCGAGGGCACGCTGGGCAGCGACCTGCCGGAACACACGGCGCCGGACGCCACCTATGACGTGCTGGTGGCCAACCTCTACGCCGAGCTGCACGACCTGCTGGCCGGCGAGTACGCGGCCCACCTGCGGCCCGGCGGCCCGCTGATCCTGACGGGCATCCTGACCGGGAAACTCCCGCTGGTGCAGGACGCCCTGGCACGCGAGGCCTTCGCGGACGTGACGGTGCGGCACAACGGCGAGTGGGCGCTGGTCACAGCCCGCGCGCCGCAGTGA
- a CDS encoding 16S rRNA (uracil(1498)-N(3))-methyltransferase, with amino-acid sequence MTRRTAGPAGGHRVLVPELRDVMILGPREVRHLHVLRVRPGDTVRVFDGDGHEAEATVATLDDARAELHLGTALAGASETPMPLTLVVALLKGDKLAEVVRAATELGVADIRLIVTARADVREIGAQKLQRLERIAQEAAKQSRRTVIPDVHAPVTVGDLTWPGQLFVAQPGSTTRIGDVLDWAAPVTVLTGPEGGLTDAEVTALAARGAIPVTLGPRILRAETAPVALLGAIAALGR; translated from the coding sequence ATGACCCGCCGGACAGCCGGGCCGGCGGGCGGGCACCGCGTGCTCGTGCCGGAGCTGCGGGACGTGATGATCCTCGGGCCGCGAGAGGTGCGCCACCTGCACGTGCTGCGCGTGCGGCCGGGTGACACCGTGCGCGTGTTCGACGGCGACGGCCACGAGGCCGAGGCGACGGTTGCCACGCTGGACGACGCGCGGGCCGAGCTGCACCTGGGCACGGCGCTGGCCGGCGCGTCCGAGACACCGATGCCGCTGACCCTGGTCGTGGCGCTGCTCAAGGGCGACAAGCTGGCGGAGGTGGTGCGCGCCGCGACGGAACTCGGCGTGGCTGACATCCGCCTGATCGTGACGGCCCGCGCGGACGTGCGCGAGATCGGCGCGCAGAAGCTCCAGCGTCTGGAGCGGATCGCGCAGGAGGCGGCCAAGCAGTCGCGCCGCACCGTCATCCCCGACGTTCACGCGCCCGTGACCGTGGGCGACCTGACATGGCCCGGACAGCTGTTCGTCGCTCAGCCCGGCTCGACCACACGGATAGGCGACGTGCTGGACTGGGCGGCCCCGGTGACGGTGCTGACCGGCCCGGAAGGCGGCCTGACTGACGCGGAGGTGACGGCACTGGCGGCGCGCGGCGCCATACCCGTCACGCTGGGGCCACGCATCCTGCGGGCGGAGACGGCGCCGGTCGCGCTCCTGGGGGCCATCGCCGCGCTGGGGCGCTGA
- the recO gene encoding DNA repair protein RecO — protein sequence MRSRTANRSGIVIRRRVTPAGDIIVTLLTPQGKLKAVARGGVRGPLASRLNLFHHVGVQVYQGPHNDLASVKQAILEGALPRLAEPERYAFAHLLAEFADALFQEGEFSDQAFDLFAGALRGLSHQPDPEWVALVLSHKLLALAGFVQNTAHCARCRAPAPAHPDPLGGQLLCGKCSSLPAYPTEALAFLRSVVRQTVRVSMDAPVPHAQRPALWRALERYVTTHVGDVKSWRQLLPTAAPIASVPA from the coding sequence GTGAGGTCACGCACCGCGAACCGCAGCGGCATCGTCATCCGGCGGCGCGTGACGCCCGCTGGCGACATCATCGTGACCCTGCTGACTCCGCAGGGCAAGCTCAAGGCCGTGGCGCGCGGCGGAGTGCGCGGGCCACTTGCCAGCCGACTGAACCTCTTCCACCACGTTGGCGTGCAGGTCTATCAGGGGCCGCACAACGATCTCGCCAGCGTGAAGCAGGCCATCTTGGAGGGCGCCCTGCCGCGGCTGGCCGAGCCCGAGCGCTACGCCTTCGCGCACCTGCTGGCCGAGTTCGCCGACGCCCTGTTCCAGGAAGGCGAGTTCAGCGACCAGGCCTTCGATCTGTTCGCCGGCGCCCTGCGCGGCTTGTCGCACCAGCCGGACCCCGAGTGGGTGGCCCTGGTGCTGAGCCACAAGCTGCTGGCGCTGGCGGGCTTCGTGCAGAACACCGCCCACTGCGCGCGCTGCCGCGCCCCCGCACCTGCCCATCCGGACCCGCTGGGCGGTCAGCTGCTGTGCGGCAAGTGCAGCAGCCTGCCCGCGTACCCGACCGAGGCGCTGGCCTTCCTGCGCAGTGTCGTGCGGCAGACCGTCAGGGTCAGCATGGACGCGCCGGTGCCCCACGCGCAGCGTCCGGCCCTGTGGCGCGCGCTGGAACGCTACGTGACCACCCACGTGGGCGATGTGAAATCCTGGCGGCAACTTCTGCCCACGGCGGCGCCGATCGCCAGCGTTCCGGCCTGA
- a CDS encoding MgtC/SapB family protein produces the protein MTEVWPSVLSELRLLVGLLVAAVLSGLVGWEREAHRTGAGLRTHMLVGISSALFVVLAEQLIVQYGVSSSGVRFDLVGVLAAVVSGVSFLGAGTIFSSGRGERTRGLTTAASLLATAGVGVACGLHLYVFATGATVLFLFVLRPLQRMTERPKRPPQDADSLE, from the coding sequence GTGACTGAGGTGTGGCCATCCGTCCTGAGTGAACTTCGCCTGCTGGTGGGACTGCTGGTGGCGGCCGTGCTGAGCGGCCTGGTCGGCTGGGAACGCGAAGCCCACCGCACCGGCGCGGGGCTGCGCACGCACATGCTGGTAGGCATCAGCTCCGCGCTGTTCGTGGTACTGGCCGAGCAGCTGATCGTGCAGTACGGCGTGTCCAGCAGCGGCGTGCGCTTCGATCTGGTGGGCGTGCTGGCCGCCGTGGTCAGCGGCGTGAGCTTCCTGGGCGCGGGCACCATCTTCTCGTCGGGCCGGGGCGAGCGCACGCGCGGGCTGACCACGGCGGCCAGCCTCCTGGCCACCGCAGGCGTGGGCGTCGCGTGCGGACTGCACCTGTACGTCTTCGCGACGGGCGCGACAGTACTGTTCCTCTTCGTGCTGCGGCCCCTCCAGCGCATGACCGAGCGGCCCAAACGGCCTCCGCAGGACGCGGATTCGCTCGAATGA
- a CDS encoding GntR family transcriptional regulator — translation MTSFERPTLVRDSVYDHLRRALLDGDIAPGERLAEVELGQHLGVSRTPIREALMRLTQDGLLVAEANKGVRVRTVTSAEARDAYVVREELDGLAAALAAEQHAASDAALLRSALNRLNGAPTTDYREQTRLDLAYHRAVTDAAHNTVLGILARDLEQRVALIKHQTRTYNAHPDTAAQHAAILQAILDRDAPAAREAARAHVRTFAALVLSDLGDPT, via the coding sequence ATGACCTCCTTCGAGCGGCCCACCCTGGTGCGCGACAGCGTGTATGACCACCTGCGCCGCGCGCTGCTAGACGGCGACATCGCTCCGGGCGAACGCCTCGCGGAGGTCGAACTCGGGCAGCACCTCGGCGTGTCCCGCACTCCGATCCGCGAGGCCCTGATGCGCCTGACGCAGGACGGCCTGCTCGTCGCGGAGGCGAACAAGGGCGTGCGCGTGCGCACCGTCACCTCCGCCGAGGCCCGCGACGCCTACGTGGTGCGCGAGGAACTCGACGGTCTTGCCGCCGCGCTGGCCGCCGAGCAGCACGCCGCCTCGGACGCCGCCCTGCTCCGCAGCGCCCTGAACCGCCTGAATGGTGCCCCCACCACCGACTACCGCGAACAGACCCGGCTCGACCTCGCGTACCACCGCGCGGTCACGGACGCCGCGCACAACACCGTGCTGGGTATCCTCGCGCGCGACCTGGAGCAGCGCGTGGCGCTGATCAAGCACCAGACCCGCACGTACAACGCCCACCCGGACACGGCCGCGCAGCACGCCGCGATCCTCCAGGCGATCCTGGACCGCGACGCGCCCGCCGCCCGCGAGGCCGCCCGCGCCCACGTCCGCACCTTCGCCGCACTCGTCCTGAGCGACCTTGGAGACCCCACATGA